In Tripterygium wilfordii isolate XIE 37 chromosome 23, ASM1340144v1, whole genome shotgun sequence, one genomic interval encodes:
- the LOC119992483 gene encoding chaperonin 60 subunit beta 3, chloroplastic: MAYTFTAMSSAGSLVAPSLDKKLASSSNRLSSLASISSTSFGRKQNVVLRRSRSPKICAMAKDLHFNKDGSAIKKLQTGVNKLADLVGVTLGPKGRNVVLESKYGSPKIVNDGVTVAKEVELEDPVENIGAKLVRQAAAKTNDLAGDGTTTSVVLAQGLIAEGVKVVAAGANPVLITRGIEKTTKSLVSKLKKISKEVEDSELADVAAVSAGNNYEVGNMIAEALSKVGRKGVVTLEEGKSAENSLYVVEGMQFDRGYISPYFVTDSEKMAVEYENCKLLLVDKKITNARDLINILEDAIRGSYPVVIIAEDIEQEALATLVVNKLRGALKIAALKAPGFGERKSQYLDDIAILTGGTVIREEVGLALDKVGKEVLGNASKVVLTKDTTTIVGDGSTQEVVERRVAQIRNLIEAAEQDYEKEKLNERIAKLSGGVAVIQVGAQTETELKEKKLRVEDALNATKAAVEEGIVVGGGCTLLRLASKVDAIKDSLDNDEEKVGADIVKRALSYPLKLIAKNAGVNGSVVSEKVLSSDNPKFGYNAATGKYEDLMAAGIIDPTKVVRCCLEHAASVAKTFLMSDCVVVEIKEPEAAMPAGNPMDNSGYGY; encoded by the exons ATGGCTTACACTTTCACTGCTATGTCGTCAGCTGGTTCTTTGGTTGCTCCCAGTTTGGATAAGAAGCTGGCATCTTCTTCAAACCGGTTGTCATCTCTTGCTTCCATTTCTTCCACCTCATTTGGGAGGAAACAGAATGTAGTTTTGCGGAGATCACGTTCTCCCAAGATATGTGCCATGGCAAAGGATTTACATTTTAACAAGGATGGCTCTGCTATTAAGAAATTGCAA ACTGGTGTAAACAAGCTTGCGGATCTAGTTGGAGTTACTCTTGGTCCAAAAGGCAGGAATGTTGTTCTTGAGAGCAAGTATGGCTCCCCTAAAATTGTTAATGATGGTGTGACTGTGGCCAAGGAG GTTGAGTTGGAGGACCCTGTTGAGAATATTGGTGCTAAGCTGGTGAGACAAGCAGCTGCCAAGACCAATGACTTGGCTGGTGATGGGACAACAACATCGGTTGTTCTTGCTCAAGGCCTCATTGCTGAAGGTGTCAAG GTAGTGGCTGCAGGAGCAAATCCTGTTTTAATCACTAGGGGAATTGAGAAGACTACTAAGTCTCTTGTGTCTAAGCTCAAGAAAATTTCAAAAGAG GTTGAAGATAGTGAGCTTGCAGATGTTGCAGCTGTTAGTGCAGGAAACAACTATGAAGTGGGAAATATGATAGCTGAAGCCTTGAGTAAAGTAGGTCGGAAGGGTGTGGTTACTCTAGAGGAGGGAAAAAGTGCTGAGAATAGTCTATATGTTGTTGAAGGGATGCAATTTGATCGTGGTTATATCTCACCATACTTTGTCACCGATAGTGAGAAAATGGCAGTCGAATATGAGAACTGCAAG TTGCTTCTTGTTGATAAGAAAATAACCAATGCAAGAGATCTTATTAATATTTTGGAAGATGCAATTAGAGGCTCATACCCTGTTGTCATAATTGCGGAAGACATTGAACAAGAGGCTTTAGCAACTCTTGTGGTGAACAAACTTAGAGGGGCTTTAAAGATTGCTGCTCTCAAGGCTCCTGGCTTTGGAGAACGCAAGAGCCAATACCTCGATGACATTGCTATTCTGACCGGAG GAACTGTCATCCGAGAGGAGGTCGGGCTTGCCTTGGACAAAGTTGGGAAGGAGGTCCTGGGAAATGCTTCTAAAGTGGTGCTTACCAAGGATACAACCACAATTGTGGGTGATGGAAGCACCCAGGAAGTAGTTGAAAGGCGTGTTGCTCAAATTCGAAACCTTATTGAG GCTGCGGAGCAAGACTATGAAAAGGAAAAACTTAATGAGAGAATTGCAAAACTTTCAGGAGGTGTTGCTGTGATACAG GTTGGTGCACAAACTGAGACGGAGCTTAAGGAAAAGAAACTGAGAGTTGAAGATGCACTCAATGCAACAAAG GCAGCTGTTGAGGAAGGTATTGTAGTTGGTGGTGGGTGTACCCTACTGAGACTTGCATCAAAGGTGGATGCCATCAAGGACAGCCTTGAtaatgatgaagaaaaa GTTGGAGCAGATATTGTTAAGAGAGCTTTGAGCTACCCTCTGAAGTTAATTGCTAAAAATGCCGGTGTTAATGGTAGCGTGGTCAGTGAAAAAGTGCTCTCCAGTGACAACCCTAAGTTTGGATACAATGCTGCAACTGGGAAATATGAAGACCTGATGGCTGCTGGAATTATCGATCCAACAAAG GTGGTCAGATGTTGCCTCGAGCATGCAGCCTCGGTAGCCAAAACTTTCTTAATGTCTGATTGTGTGGTTGTTGAAATTAAAGAGCCGGAAGCAGCAATGCCTGCTGGCAATCCCATGGATAATTCAG GATACGGATACTAA